A single window of Mangifera indica cultivar Alphonso chromosome 18, CATAS_Mindica_2.1, whole genome shotgun sequence DNA harbors:
- the LOC123201568 gene encoding uncharacterized protein LOC123201568 encodes MSASTKAWFVAASIGAVEALKDQVGICRWNYGIRSLQQHAKNNLRSYSQAKTNPSASSSSFSSSKRNIYEEMGNGKVKKWEASVNKVMELNCWSASTVKF; translated from the coding sequence ATGAGTGCTTCAACAAAGGCTTGGTTTGTGGCGGCCAGTATTGGAGCGGTGGAGGCGCTGAAGGATCAAGTTGGAATTTGCCGGTGGAATTATGGCATAAGGTCGCTTCAGCAACATGCCAAGAACAATCTGAGGTCGTATAGTCAGGCTAAAACAAACccttctgcttcttcttcttctttttcttcttccaagAGGAATATTTATGAAGAGATGGGAAATGGGAAGGTGAAGAAATGGGAAGCTTCGGTAAATAAAGTTATGGAATTGAACTGTTGGAGTGCCAGCACTGTTaaattttga
- the LOC123201789 gene encoding diacylglycerol kinase 5-like: MDNKQRLRKKRELFTSLSSASGKFFRPFHDLLSKSSDEAMAVSKSKSVLQDYHIPNYILIAGSEPKNASHIPACPVIVFINSRSGGQLGGKLLVTYRSLLNENQVFDLGEKAPDKVLHVLYANLERLRYAGDVLAAEILKRLRIIVAGGDGTAGWLLGVVSDLKLPYPPPIATVPLGTGNNLPFAFGWGKKNPNTDRQSVLSFLEQVKIAKEMKIDSWHILMRMRIPRQEPCDPIAPLELPHSLHAFHRVSENDTLNVKGCHTFRGGFWNYFSMGMDAQVSYAFHSERKLHPEKFQNQLANQSTYLKIAGTQGWFFAFLSQPSSQSRNIAQLAKVKIMKKQGVWEELHIHHSIRSIVCLNLPSFSGGLDPWGKPLRKKLRQRGLTPPYVDDGLIEIVGFRNAWHGLVLLAPNGHGTRLAQANRVRFEFQKGAADHTFMRMDGEPWKQPLPVDDDNVVVEISHLRQVSMLAIPGCRSRSIYDLPPASFPDAESNSVKEEYDEDWEERRKFGAADSFKFPDEIDIAHFS, encoded by the exons ATGGATAACAAACAGAGACTACGAAAAAAAAGGGAACTTTTTACCAGTTTATCTTCTGCTTCTGGGAAATTCTTCCGACCCTTTCATGATCTTCTATCAAAGAG TTCGGATGAAGCAATGGCTGTTTCCAAATCCAAGAGTGTCTTACAGGATTATCATATTCCAAATTACATTCTTATAGCTGGATCTGAGCCCAAAAATGCTTCCCATATACCTGCTTGTCCAGTGATAGTGTTCATTAACTCCAGAAGTGGTGGTCAATTGGGTGGGAAACTTCTTGTCACTTATCGTTCTCTTCTTAATGAAAACCAG GTTTTTGATTTGGGAGAAAAGGCCCCTGATAAAGTACTTCATGTACTTTATGCCAATTTAGAAAGGTTAAGGTATGCTGGAGATGTCTTGGCTGCTGAAATTCTGAAGAGATTGAGAATAATT GTTGCCGGGGGAGATGGCACAGCTGGATGGCTTCTTGGAGTTGTTTCTGATCTTAAACTACCTTATCCACCTCCAATTGCTACAGTGCCATTGGGAACTGGAAACAACCTCCCATTTGCATTTGGTTGG GGAAAGAAAAATCCCAACACAGACCGTCAGTCTGTTCTGTCATTCCTGGAACAAGTAAAGATTGCGAAAGAAATGAAGATTGATAG cTGGCATATTCTCATGAGAATGAGGATTCCTAGACAAGAGCCATGTGATCCCATTGCACCTCTTGAATTACCCCATTCTTTGCATGCATTTCATCGTGTCTCTGAAAATGATACACTGAATGTG AAGGGTTGCCACACATTTCGTGGGGGATTTTGGAACTACTTCAGCATGG GAATGGATGCTCAAGTGTCATATGCTTTTCATTCTGAGAGGAAGTTACACCCAGAAAAATTCCAAAATCAGTTAGCGAATCAG AGTACTTATTTGAAGATTGCTGGTACTCAAGGATggttttttgcttttctttcacAACCATCTTCGCAATCACG GAACATAGCACAGCTAGCAAAagttaaaatcatgaaaaaacaaGGCGTGTGGGAGGAACTCCATATACATCACAG CATTAGATCCATTGTTTGCCTCAACTTGCCCAGTTTTTCTGGGGGACTTGATCCTTGGGGAAAACCATTGAGGAAGAAACTACGCCAG AGGGGCTTGACTCCTCCATATGTAGATGATGGCCTCATTGAGATAGTTGGTTTTAGAAATGCTTGGCATGGACTTGTTTTGCTTGCTCCAAACGGGCATGGGACTCGTCTTGCTCAG GCAAACAGAGTACGGTTTGAGTTCCAAAAGGGCGCTGCTGACCATACATTTATGAGAATGGACGGTGAGCCATGGAAACAGCCTCTCCCAGTTGATGATGACAACGTAGTTGTGGAAATTTCTCACCTTCGCCAAGTGAGTATGCTTGCCATCCCCGGTTGCCGGTCGAGAAGCATATATGATCTGCCGCCCGCCAGTTTCCCTGATGCCGAAAGCAATAGTGTCAAGGAAGAATATGACGAAGATTGGGAAGAACGAAGGAAGTTTGGCGCTGCTGACTCATTTAAATTTCCAGATGAGATTGATATAGCTCATTTCAGTTGA